The proteins below are encoded in one region of Halichoerus grypus chromosome X, mHalGry1.hap1.1, whole genome shotgun sequence:
- the DDX53 gene encoding DEAD box protein 53: MAWAPEQKRAEPNSRDFRASRDGRDGGGGGSGGGGGGGGGRGGSGRGWSSPSGYMEFRASGPREPPLCFKLKNNMVGVVIGRGGWRIKDIQAMTNTKIQIIKGDSEAEVKIFGTKAMKAKANAAIDALVKKQERGHHSEPRVDSASPQASAGREFRPGNTGGRQIQPLIDWDHIRAEVVEWEKRKWADLPPIKKNFYVESESTSSMTRVQVDIWRKNNFDVMCDDLKGGEKRPIPNPTCQFEDAFHPYPELMKSIKRAGFQKPMPIQSQAWPVILQGIDLIGVAQTGTGKTLSYLMPGFIHLNNQPIPREERNGPGMLVLTPTRELALQVEAECSKYSYKGLKSICVYGGGSREQQVRDITKGIDIIIATPGRLNDLQMNNFVNLRSITYLVLDEADKMLDLGFEHQIMKILLDVRPDRQTVMTSATWPDTIRRLAQSYLKEPMIVYVGTLDLVAVNTVEQNIIITTEEEKRSLIQEFLQSLSPQDKVIVFVSRKLVVDDLSSDLSIQGIPVQSLHGDREQHDRERALEEFRSGKVKILIATDLASRGLDVNDVTHVYNYDFPRNIEEYVHRVGRTGRAGKTGVSVTLITQNNWKIATELVKILKRTNQRVPKDLITMAEHYKLHKPKKDTGKNSKFQGKPREFY; the protein is encoded by the coding sequence ATGGCCTGGGCCCCAGAGCAGAAAAGGGCAGAGCCTAATTCAAGAGATTTCAGGGCCAGCCGGGATGGCAgggacgggggcgggggcggcagcggcggcggcggcggcggtggcggcggaaGGGGCGGAAGCGGCAGAGGCTGGAGCAGCCCCTCCGGCTACATGGAGTTTagagcctcaggccccagagaACCACCTCTCTGCTTTAAATTAAAGAACAACATGGTTGGTGTGGTGATTGGTCGTGGTGGATGGAGGATAAAAGACATCCAGGCTATGACAAACACCAAAATACAGATCATAAAAGGTGATTCTGAAGCAGAAGTAAAAATTTTTGGCACCAAGGCCATGAAAGCAAAGGCCAATGCAGCTATCGATGCTCTTGTTAAAAAACAAGAACGAGGCCACCATTCAGAGCCCCGTGTCGATAGTGCCTCACCTCAGGCTTCTGCTGGAAGAGAGTTTCGCCCAGGTAACACTGGTGGTAGACAAATTCAGCCACTGATAGATTGGGATCACATTAGGGCAGAAGTTGTAgagtgggaaaaaagaaaatgggcagaTTTACCACCAATTAAGAAAAACTTCTATGTAGAATCTGAATCAACTAGCTCAATGACTCGAGTTCAAGTAGACATATGGAGGAAGAACAATTTTGACGTAATGTGTGACGACTTGAAAGGTGGCGAAAAGCGCCCCATCCCCAATCCTACTTGTCAATTTGAGGATGCTTTCCATCCTTATCCTGAACTTATGAAAAGCATTAAAAGAGCAGGTTTTCAAAAGCCAATGCCCATTCAGTCACAGGCATGGCCAGTTATTCTACAAGGAATAGATCTTATAGGAGTTGCCCAAACTGGAACAGGCAAAACTTTGTCCTATTTAATGCCTGGGTTTATTCATCTCAATAATCAACCAATACCGAGAGAGGAAAGGAATGGACCTGGCATGCTGGTCCTTACACCCACTAGAGAATTAGCTCTTCAGGTGGAAGCTGAATGTTCTAAGTATTCATATAAAGGTCTTAAAAGTATTTGTGTATATGGTGGCGGAAGTAGAGAACAACAAGTACGAGACATTACCAAAGGCATAGATATCATTATTGCAACTCCTGGACGACTGAATGATCTGCAAATGAATAACTTTGTTAACTTACGAAGCATAACCTACTTAGTCTTAGATGAAGCAGATAAAATGCTAGATCTGGGGTTTGAACACCAGATAATGAAGATTTTATTAGATGTGCGCCCAGACCGCCAGACCGTTATGACAAGTGCAACTTGGCCAGATACCATCCGTCGACTTGCTCAGTCTTATCTGAAAGAGCCTATGATTGTTTATGTTGGTACTTTGGATCTAGTTGCTGTGAATACGGTGGAGCAAAATATAATCATTACCACAGAAGAAGAAAAACGATCTCTTATCCAAGAATTCCTACAGAGCCTGTCACCCCAAGACAAAGTCATCGTGTTTGTCAGCAGAAAACTTGTTGTTGATGACTTATCAAGTGATCTGAGCATCCAAGGCATACCAGTGCAATCACTGCATGGCGACAGAGAACAACATGATCGTGAGCGAGCATTGGAGGAGTTTAGAAGTGGAAAAGTGAAAATACTGATTGCTACTGATTTAGCATCCAGAGGTCTTGATGTTAACGATGTCACACACGTATATAATTACGACTTCCCACGCAATATTGAAGAATATGTACACAGAGTGGGGCGTACTGGAAGAGCAGGGAAAACTGGTGTATCAGTTACCCTCATAACTCAAAATAATTGGAAGATCGCCACTGAATTGGTTAAAATTCTGAAACGAACAAATCAGAGAGTCCCTAAAGATCTTATAACAATGGCTGAGCATTACAAATTGCATAAACCAAAAAAGGACACAGGAAAAAACTCAAAATTTCAAGGAAAACCCAGGGAGTTTTACTGA